Below is a window of Arabidopsis thaliana chromosome 2, partial sequence DNA.
AAGATGCttagacaaaacacaaaagcaacaaaagaGTTGTGTAAAAAAGCTTGTAGACTCACGGTtcatcttcaaaacaaaaatacaataacAACGTCGAAATAGCAGACAAGTACACTCAGCTATTACCATATTTACATACACAACTTGCACCAAGTAAGTAAGTTTGATCATACCTGGAAATACACCAAATGTGATTCGTTTTCACCAGATGAGAAATATCACCACACAGattccaacaaaaaagagGATATTCTTCAGAAATGCATCACTTTGGTTTCCTCCACGAGCCATAGGACGCTCTTGTCCACGAGGAGGAACTCCACGGAAACCGTTATGATAACCACCGTAAGGATAACCCGGTGTTGAACCATAAAGCGTAGCATCATGAAATCCATGAAACTGAAAGTTAAACAAAGAAGGTAACAAACCACCAAACCCCATACTGAAATTCCCAAACCTCGTAGTCGCCATCATCGGCATAATTCCACCCATCAAACCAATACCGTAGTTGAAAAAATTACTCGCAGCTTCAGgctgaggaggaggagcagcAGTCTCAGGTCTTTGACCTGTTGGTCGGTTAGGAATCCGTAAACCCGGATAACGTTTTGATCTCGGGTCAGTCTGGTTCTTGCCTCTACCGTAAAGAGGAACAAGCTTATCGTCTTGAACCACGGCTTTACAAACCGGACATTCTTGAGAATGTGAATGGTGGTGAAGCCAACGGTATAAGCAAGGCCAGCAAAAGAGATGGCCACAGAGAGTGACAATCGGATCTTGAGCTAGTTCGAAACAAATGTTACATTCAAAGTCTCCTCCTTGATCATTTGTGTCATTGTTACTATCAGAGTAAGACGTACTAGTTGATGATTCTCCATTCACCATCTCAATGCcctaattcaaaaaaaaaaaattgaaatcaaatcaaaaaccctaaattcgaATCAATCAAAAGCTCTAAATCATAAGATTGGACAAACCCTAATAAACCCATAATTAAAAACCTAATCTTTCTCAAATTAGAAACGAAGACGATCGATTTGAATTTGAACCGACAAAGGCAAATCGAATCAATTGCAGATCCATGGATCAGAACTAAAGTGAAATTAAAGAGCAAAACTTACCTTTTTCGCGTCGAATTGGAGCAAATTCGAGGGTTTTAATCAGCAGAAAAGAGAAGGACAAGATCCCTAAAAAGTAGAGATTTGGACgaaacaaaagaggaaacCAGACATCTTGggaaaaaacagagtcttACTGTTGTTGGGAAAGAAAGTTCCAGGCTATATCTgacttttggtttttctcgttttttttccatatattttctttggaagttttgattaattattggGCCGattatattaatttctaaACTGATATTGGGCCTGATTAGCTACAACAACACATTTTGGTAGATAAAATGATGCCAAAAGCTCGTTTTAAACGTAAACTAGATTCCCGAaggattataaaatttaaaggaaaagaaattgCAGAGAGTCAAACCTAAacgtttgatatatatttttgttggtgaACGCCGATCGATTAGTGTTagttttcattaaaattaatttatctgtataccaaaattatatatctatgaTGTTAAATACATGACAACGTATATTTCATACACAAGGTCATGTAATATGTACatctattttatataactgatgatataataatatatttgatatatgtaattataatattttccaaTATTTGGTGAgctaaaaaaatgtttttttattcaatagtATTAATTCTCTGGattcataaaaattaatagcAAAAGGTCAATTCTCcactattattaattaaaattaataaattatgaaaggatattattaatttattatgtgACAAAAACCCGTCCCATTACGGAGGAGAATCACGCTATCGGATTTGATTCGATTTATAACATGACAACGAAATTATAAATGTAGTTGTACTTTCACAAACGcttgttagaaaaaaatagatcTCATTTAGTTTTTGCAAATATGAAATCTGCAGATAATTAATTCTGTATTATATTACACCTTCAAACATTTATTTACACaatgttaaattttagatcggtcataaaataaaaaaataaaaaaaataaaaaataaaaatcgaaaacaaaaacataactcTTCGCTGATGTTACATAAGCCGCAATAATAAGAACAacctctttgtctttttttcgAAAACTGAAAAATTTGAGAGTAGTACccattcgtttttttcttacttttttttggggtaGAATTCTCTAGTTAGGTAAAATCAGACACCATTTGTGACAACAACATTGAATCTAAGCAATTTTTCCcctaatcaaaattttaactcTTGATAGCTCCAAGAATCTTGGAAACATGATCCGAAGGCTTAGAGCAAAACAGCTTCTTCAGTTCATTATACCTCTCCAGATCAAACTCATACTCATTCATCAACTTTCTCTGTTTCGCCTCGAACCTGCTTTGGTAAAACCCTTCAAAAGAAGGCTCTTTCGATGTCCTGAGGAAAAACGCGTAACCAGCCATAAAGTACACGGACGTGACATAGAAACAGATTGGCTCCATCACGTCCCACGAGAGTTCCCAAAACGTTAGCCTCATGAACCCCGCAGTCTGTAGGATCAAGTAACCGAGACCAGCCCAAAGCTCTTTCCGCACCAAAGTGTGAGCTTTCACATCGATCACTGCCTTTTCAGCTTCAAGCTCTTTAAACTCGATTCTCCGAGGGTCATTTGGGTTATGGATCTTTGGCAAAGGAAGCAGTCCTTCAATGGATTTGGTAACCTGATCAAACACAATagcaaaagacaaaaacagaaaatgtcTGGGTAAAACAAGACCTCCACCACCTTCTTTTGAGACACACAATTAGCACACtcaaaaacacacaacaaaaatacatcTTTATGAATCAATGACTAGTTTATAAAGTCAATCAATCCATCCCCATATCCCTGTTTCTGGTTAAGATCTTCCACTATTGACTAATCCCTCCACATAAACCCAAcccattatcatcatcatctctataAACTTTCTAATAACCCCCAAGAACCAGTTAGTAAGCTTCTCTCAACTCTctcttttgaagtttttttatgtttaggTTTTGGTATCAAATCACCAAAGGGTCTTGACTCAATTTATAACCCTAATCCAAccaatggttttttttttaggggaaaaaaaaagagttgtggTCTCTGTAGAAACTGTTCCTCTTTATCACCATCTCTCTCAAACTTGGGAACCTCCTATGGAACTCTGGTAAAAACACAGAGGTTTTTGATTCTCCTGTTGAATtggaaccaaaagaaaagagatccAACCGAATAAAAATGGTATCAGTTTTCGGTATAgcttccaaaatcaaaatcgaacaaAAACTTTTGAGAACCTAATCCGTTTTTTTCAGAGAGTttttaaatctctctcttatctctcCCAATCAATCAGCTGCAATACTCAGAGAGATCTCAGAGACAAAGCACGATTTCAAAATGCTAAAAggctagagaagaagaacgaagaaAGTACCTGATCAGGTCTAATACAAACGGAATCTCCCAAAACGATGACGTTTGCTGAATCATCAAGCATCTTCGCGATTTTAGATCCGAGATCTGGATCTGAAGAAGCTTCACCACAAACGCTAACAAACTCCTTATACGGCATCCAGCTTCTTCCCGTTTCTCTTAGCTTCGATTTCACAATCTCGATCTGCGCCGCTCTAAGCAGCTTCTTCGTATCCGCCACCGTCAAACTCGTCTCCCTCTCCGGCGGAGAAAGTCCGTCTAATCGAATCCGATCCTTGCTTCCATCAATCTCACGGAGTTTCTCAATCAAACTCTCTCCCACCGGCATCTGCATAATCTCCGCCGGCCTAATCATAGCACTGTTATGCATGAACCTTCGCGACATCGCCAAATCTCCAGGCTCCGGTGCGATTTTGGTTGTATCTGTTGAATCATTCGGAACTCTGGTTCGTACGGCtaacgaagaagacgaaatgCGACAATTCATAAGACTCTGTGAAGCAACATTCGTGATATTGAAGAGTTTCTTCGATAAAAGCTTCCTCATCGCCATTGTTGCTCTCCCAAGAAAAactttgagagagaaaaataaaaatcaaattcggTTTTATTTTACGACTGAATAATGAAACAATAGAGACTAAAAGGGTTTATATACTGTTTACAAATaataacattgtttttttaaacCTAAAAATAAAGAGACTCGTACACGTCAGCGTATATCGGAACGTACACGAGAAATTAATATTACAGCAGGaatattcgttttttttacgaaactcttttggtttttctcgCGAGAAATGTGGAAGTGATGAGAGACGTACACGTGTTCGGGTTGGTAGAGGTGATAGCTTTGCGGTGGTATCGTAGCCGTTCGATTATAGCGATTTCCCAAAACAAGtgttagtttttgtttttagaaacCTAAATTTGTTCACAACGGCAACAGAGCAGAAGAACTAGGGAATGAAAAGACTTTTACGTGCACGCAACCTGACGTGGATCCACatacttttccttttctttttaaatcaACTTTAACTAACTACTagattattttgataaatacaCTTTTACTAGTAGtcattttgataatttttgttaCAAACTATGTGTGGATCTATCGATATCACGATATGTACTAATCCATCTACATCTAAAGATACGATTATTCGATATTTAGGTTCGCaaatagatttcttttttgtaaataCTTCACCATCCTAAACTAAAACGAAAATCGAACTCCAAAATGTAGAGACAAAAATTCTCATACACATAACTCATAAAAAGatttaccaaaatttttttttaaaaggaaaaagacttttttaaaaggaaaaatttttttttaaaagaaacctttctcttaaaattagattaattttttttttttctattcgaGTATGGAGTTATGGTTTCCAATGTACGAGAAACATATAGTATAGAACAACAATACCAAGAATCTTGAACATACACAAAACATTTGTGAAATgaagtgaaaaagaaagaagcatgTTTTTGGATggttgagaaaaatatatagtatagaAGAACAAGCAAGTGGAACAAATAGATAAGTGTTCACTTCACGTGTTAGGATGGAACAAACTCACAactagacaaaaaaataatggaaaactatcaaatttttgaattaaGGTTTTAGTTTTCGGAGTGAACCAAACGAATATCTTTTTGGGATACATTGCTATGGAAAGACTAATCCTTTGAAAGGTTTATATAAATCAGATAAACGTTTGTGTTAACAGAagaaaattacatattttttttgtgttaatttttcttttttgtcgtTTCTTGGGTTAATTAtgatgatatttctttttagagtttttttttttttgcaaaaaatatactttttaattgatttcaaacatgttgttataattttataatatactcGAAATCTCATGTTATTtgtacaaaacataaaaatatgtataacaTTATTTGTTACATACGATTTTATCACCATATGGTCGGTAACGTGtttatttcaaagaaaacgtTATTTGAATGATCGCTATTTGTCGTTTATACTTTCGGCATATGTTCGTCAAGCTTTAAGAAGTCTCCCGATTGTTGGGGAGctataattaacaatttgGTAAAATTATTAGAGTACTAAACAAGTTATATACTGACACATGCATAGTATTGCAGCCACTAGTTACAAACTTATTGGAAGGTGACAAGCAATGTCCACAAATTTGACAAATAGTTTggcaaaaaacagaaatccaAATTTATTACATTAGCAAATTGgtttgaaaaaacaataatttactTAATTAGATAGAAGTGGTCAATTATGCCTAAGAAGTAGTGCTTAATATGATTACAATACCAACACTGACTTGGTGCTAATGGTGATGCCAGCAAGTGGCCACTTAAATAATTAGACCCAACCAATGCTGATAGCTGATATACATCCaaatactattattattttgttttgcacaaaaagggtactattatcaatttataatGTAAGAGGTAAGCTAAGTTATGGGTTAACTGACTATTCTAcaatttctaaataaaaagACTATGTTGAATGTatcaaattttagaaaatagaccattttgttatattaatgTTAGGTTCAACGATTTAAGTTTTAGTGATCAAGATTTATGATTCAGTTATAAATTTTACTACGTTTTGCCTGCTGACCTTTCCAAATCAATAACACAAGTGATACTTAAGAAAATTGTCACCATAAGCTTGGACGTGTGTGGACTAGTAAAGAATGTTGCGACAAATCAAGAGCGTTCGTCCATTTTCatttgataatttgttttcttgtctcttattaaaatttcaaatttttgttcaaCTTATATAGGTTAGATTTATTTACAAGAATAGTTATAAGGCTTTGCTGAAAATAGAATATATAATCTTTCACTTAGGGTTAGGGATTGAATTATTTTGGATAACTATATTAGATTagatcataatattttttgttcgTTGCatgatgtttcttttgtcattattctaaaaaaaaaagcataacCTGTAGAATTATTTCGGTGaccaaaatgtaaaattactatctctttattaatttagttttttttccaacaaattgATATATACAAATGATTTCCGATCCAAGATAGCGTCAGAAAAGCATATTTTTATGAGATAACACGACAAATTATTcttgtaaacatatatattatggaAGGGAATATCCCTTGGCTTCTAGCATCAATACCGTAAAGAGTAATCGATCtgttttttgtcttttctttataaGTCGAATTCACTGCATTCTTTTAATAGAGATACACATCACAATGTATAACAAACTATATggataacaaaaacaaacattatgaaaatcaaagataacatatgaaattaattaagaacATCATCCAAAGCTTCACATTGCTTGTTCCATTACCTTAAGACACGGGAACTCCAAAACGGATGGATACAATTAACCATTTAATTGTACACCATTcattaatttctattttatcaacaacaacataaaaatGGGAACATGTTTAGGACATTAGGTCACATACAAAGACAGCAAATGGATTCTTGATCGTTAAAATCTAATGTACGAAGATTCGTGTCCAAGTTGAATTTTTAAAGAAGTTTGGTGTTATACTTTTAAACTCTACCTAGTGGCGAAATGGATGGGCTCGGCCATTGGATTGGTggcaaaatatattttactttggTTAGGATTATAGTTATGTAACAAATATGATTATGGATTTATGGTGATAAAGATTAGGATAGTCTATGATCTACAccatcattttcttattttcattcaTGCCAAAACGGTCAATATCCAATGACCGTCTCTCAACCAGTAAGGAGTGGACAGTGCAAGCTTGAGACTATGCACAACAAATGGGAGGTTCACCAAACGAGCTACTCTAAAGATTCGAAAAAACCTTAAGAGTCGTGCGGACCCGGAATTGTTCCCTTCATTAAAGCTATCAAAGTCGATGATGGCTCTTCTGATTAATAAAGGAATCCAAGGAGAAGTGAAACACCCTGAACCATAACTAATTCTGGACCAGAGTGTTTTTGGCGGTCTTTCTTAGAAGACCGACTAATTGGTACCAAATACCAAATTATTCAAGATCTTAAAACTTGTTTATAAAGGAAATCTAGTTTTTGTGTACACAAAACATTTCAACATTTTCAATGGTTACATCATTTTACGTTAGAATCCAAAACATTTGAATCCTTGAAACACAATATTCTTTTGAACATTTTCTAGTAAAACCTTGGTCTCACGCGTTACACTTTACACACAGGGGCGGCTCAATCAGAATATTTGGCCCTGTTCTAAAATTTGGAATGggccttttttttgttttggtaaagcTCTTTAGTTTACTTGTTGTTAGTACCACACCAAGATGTCGATAACACGAGAGAAGATAATCAGCCTCCACAAAATATAACCGTCCACTGCTACGTCCATATTAGATTTAGATATATGTCTCATAttgtagttttgtttctttgagtGTGATATATTTTCGTTTGAGTTTCTTTACATGCATGTTATAAAAATTATgtacatttttaaatattcattaATAAACATCTTAAAATGTGGTTACACTTAAAAATAAGGGAACACACTACTTTAGCATGTATACATAAACccaacacacacaaacaaaacaaatatataatcactTATTTCTATTAGCAATAAAAGTAGTAAGAGCTACTAAAGGAGCAACCTTTTCAGAACTAAACCCTTGAAGATGTTGCCGTGCATCTTTCGTCAATCTCTTAACAAATTCTTTCGATTTCTCCAACCCTATCAACTTTGGATACGTTAGCTTTCCGGCGAGCTGATCTTTCCCGGCGGTTTTTCCCAATTCCTCCGACGACTTCGTCTCGTCCAAAATATCATCCA
It encodes the following:
- a CDS encoding RING/U-box superfamily protein → MVNGESSTSTSYSDSNNDTNDQGGDFECNICFELAQDPIVTLCGHLFCWPCLYRWLHHHSHSQECPVCKAVVQDDKLVPLYGRGKNQTDPRSKRYPGLRIPNRPTGQRPETAAPPPQPEAASNFFNYGIGLMGGIMPMMATTRFGNFSMGFGGLLPSLFNFQFHGFHDATLYGSTPGYPYGGYHNGFRGVPPRGQERPMARGGNQSDAFLKNILFFVGICVVIFLIW
- a CDS encoding calcium uniporter (DUF607) (Protein of unknown function (DUF607); CONTAINS InterPro DOMAIN/s: Protein of unknown function DUF607 (InterPro:IPR006769); BEST Arabidopsis thaliana protein match is: Protein of unknown function (DUF607) (TAIR:AT4G36820.1); Has 364 Blast hits to 364 proteins in 117 species: Archae - 0; Bacteria - 0; Metazoa - 147; Fungi - 45; Plants - 131; Viruses - 0; Other Eukaryotes - 41 (source: NCBI BLink).), with protein sequence MAMRKLLSKKLFNITNVASQSLMNCRISSSSLAVRTRVPNDSTDTTKIAPEPGDLAMSRRFMHNSAMIRPAEIMQMPVGESLIEKLREIDGSKDRIRLDGLSPPERETSLTVADTKKLLRAAQIEIVKSKLRETGRSWMPYKEFVSVCGEASSDPDLGSKIAKMLDDSANVIVLGDSVCIRPDQVTKSIEGLLPLPKIHNPNDPRRIEFKELEAEKAVIDVKAHTLVRKELWAGLGYLILQTAGFMRLTFWELSWDVMEPICFYVTSVYFMAGYAFFLRTSKEPSFEGFYQSRFEAKQRKLMNEYEFDLERYNELKKLFCSKPSDHVSKILGAIKS